A single Anopheles arabiensis isolate DONGOLA chromosome X, AaraD3, whole genome shotgun sequence DNA region contains:
- the LOC120905435 gene encoding uncharacterized protein LOC120905435 has protein sequence MAENSVAPAPRIHHSVLPVGIQPTAPREYRPPLSIIKFLELSLAVTCTTLHYYSFNDGDLVTGFLATGTFCGFIVILFTVMAGYLMKAPLHRRLSIFYSLLGCVCFLTSGVFIIEAWEHAFRTRTRDLAITKGSISVINGVIFLMDTIFTFRERK, from the exons ATGGCGGAAAATTCCGTTGCTCCTGCACCAAGGATACACCACAGTGTGCTGCCTGTTGGAATTCAACCAACGGCACCAAGAGAGTACCGTCCGCCATTATCGATCATCAAATTTTTGGAGCTG TCACTGGCGGTTACCTGTACCACGCTGCACTACTACAGCTTCAACGATGGTGATCTGGTGACGGGCTTCCTGGCAACCGGGACGTTCTGTGGCTTTATCGTGATTCTGTTCACCGTCATGGCAG GCTACCTGATGAAGGCGCCCCTTCATCGTCGATTGAGCATCTTCTACAGCCTCCTCGGCTGCGTCTGCTTCCTGACGTCCGGCGTTTTCATTATCGAGGCGTGGGAGCATGCGTTTCGCACACGGACCCGCGATCTCGCCATCACCAAGGGCTCGATCTCGGTTATCAACGGGGTGATCTTCCTGATGGACACGATCTTTACCTTTCGTGAGCGCAAGTGA
- the LOC120905436 gene encoding uncharacterized protein LOC120905436 codes for MAVSRLSIVKFLELALAITCVILHYKSLGERDDITKLLSAGTFVGYSVILIALFAGYMLSNPINKKLDLFFSLIGCAMFIASGVLILKEWENAWNTDTKKIGISKGSLAVTNGVLFFFDAIFTLRD; via the exons ATGGCAGTGAGTCGATTGTCCATCGTGAAGTTCCTGGAGTTG GCGCTGGCCATCACCTGTGTGATACTGCACTACAAAAGTCTCGGAGAGCGAGATGACATCACGAAGCTCTTGTCGGCCGGCACTTTCGTCGGGTACAGTGTGATTCTTATTGCACTATTCGCCG GGTACATGCTGAGCAATCCGATCAACAAGAAGCTGGACTTGTTCTTCAGTCTGATCGGGTGCGCCATGTTCATCGCGTCCGGCGTGCTGATCCTCAAGGAGTGGGAAAATGCCTGGAACACCGACACGAAGAAGATCGGCATCTCGAAGGGTTCACTGGCCGTCACGAACGGGGTGCTATTCTTCTTCGATGCCATCTTCACGCTACGCGACTAG
- the LOC120905434 gene encoding ELAV-like protein 2 has product MISNGLETVQQNGRSGSIGSGQEDSKTNLIVNYLPQTMTQEEVKSLFSSIGDVESCKLIRDKVTGQSLGYGFVNYHRPEDAEKAINTFNGLRLQNKTIKVSFARPSSDAIKGANLYVSGLSKSMTQQDLENLFNAYGQIITSRILCDNITGLSKGVGFIRFDQRSEAERAIQQLNGTTPKGASEPITVKFANNPSNNINKAIPPLAAYLTPTPNLRRFPPGPIHPLSGRFSLPSNFSRYSPLTGDLGSSVLSANAINGSGWCIFVYNLAPETEENVLWQLFGPFGAVQSVKVIKDLQTNKCKGFGFVTMTNYDEAVVAVQSLNGYTLGNRVLQVSFKTNNTKSKAN; this is encoded by the exons ATGATCTCGAACGGATTGGAAACAGTGCAGCAGAATGGGCGCTCCGGCTCGATCGGCAGCGGCCAGGAGGACAGCAAGACTAATCTGATCGTAAACTATCTGCCGCAGACGATGACACAGGAGGAGGTAAAGTCGCTCTTCTCCAGCATCGGCGACGTCGAGAGCTGCAAGCTGATCCGCGACAAAGTCACCG GACAAAGTCTCGGGTACGGGTTTGTCAACTACCACCGGCCGGAGGACGCAGAAAAAGCAATCAACACGTTCAACGGGCTGCGCCTGCAGAACAAAACGATCAAGGTGTCGTTCGCCCGGCCAAGCTCGGACGCGATCAAGGGCGCCAACCTGTACGTGTCCGGCCTGTCCAAGAGCATGACCCAGCAAGACCTGGAGAATCTGTTCAACGCGTACGGGCAGATCATCACCTCCCGTATACTATGTGATAACATTACCGGCCTATCGAAGGGCGTCGGCTTCATCCGGTTCGACCAGCGCTCGGAGGCGGAACGGGCGATCCAGCAGCTGAACGGCACGACACCGAAGGGTGCCTCCGAACCGATCACGGTGAAGTTCGCCAACAATCCTAGCAATAACATCAACAAGGCGATCCCACCGCTGGCGGCGTACCTAACACCAACACCGAACCTGCGCCGTTTCCCACCGGGACCGATCCATCCGCTCAGCGGCAGATTCAG CCTGCCGTCAAACTTTAGCCGCTACTCGCCCCTCACCGGCGACCTGGGCAGCTCAGTATTATCCGCAAACGCAATCAACGGATCCGGCTGGTGCATCTTCGTGTATAACCTCGCGCCGGAAACGGAGGAGAACGTGCTCTGGCAGCTGTTCGGTCCGTTCGGTGCGGTCCAGAGCGTGAAGGTAATCAAGGACCTGCAGACGAACAAGTGCAAAGGTTTCGGTTTCGTTACGATGACCAACTACGACGAGGCCGTCGTCGCCGTCCAGTCGCTCAACGGCTACACGCTCGGCAACCGCGTCCTGCAGGTTAGCTTCAAGACTAACAACACCAAGTCAAAGGCCAattaa
- the LOC120906103 gene encoding acetylcholine receptor subunit beta-like 1, whose amino-acid sequence MRPSVLILSVLLALQQYLGMVSCSEDEERLVRDLFRGYNKLIRPVQNMTQKVDVRFGLAFVQLINVNEKNQIMKSNVWLRLVWSDYQLQWDEADYGGIGVLRLPPDKVWKPDIVLFNNADGNYEVRYKSNVLIYPNGEVLWVPPAIYQSSCTIDVTYFPFDQQTCIMKFGSWTFNGDQVSLALYNNKNFVDLSDYWKSGTWDIIEVPAYLNVYEGNPTETDITFYIIIRRKTLFYTVNLILPTVLISFLCVLVFYLPAEAGEKVTLGISILLSLVVFLLLVSKILPPTSLVLPLIAKYLLFTFIMNTVSILVTVIIINWNFRGPRTHRMPMWIRSVFLHYLPAMLLMKRPRKTRLRWMMEMPGMSVPPQPHTHPSYGSPAEIPKHISALGAKQSKMEVMELSDLHHPNCKMNRKLNSGDLGIGADSCRRESESSDSILLSPEASKATEAVEFIAEHLRNEDLYIQTREDWKYVAMVIDRLQLYIFFIVTTAGTVGILMDAPHIFEYVDQDRIIEIYRGK is encoded by the exons ATGCGTCCGAGTGTGCTAATCCTGTCGGTGCTGTTAGCGCTGCAGCAGTATCTAGGGATGG TGTCATGTTCGGAGGACGAGGAGCGGCTGGTGCGTGACCTGTTTCGTGGTTACAACAAGCTCATTCGCCCGGTACAAAACATGACACAGAAGGTGGACGTGCGGTTCGGACTCGCCTTCGTGCAGCTGATTAACGTG AACGAGAAGAATCAGATTATGAAATCGAACGTGTGGTTGCGGTTGGTGTGGAGCGACTACCAGCTGCAGTGGGACGAGGCTGATTACGGCGGCATCGGGGTACTGCGGCTGCCCCCAGACAAGGTCTGGAAGCCGGACATTGTGCTGTTCAACAA TGCCGATGGTAACTACGAGGTGCGCTACAAATCAAACGTGCTGATCTACCCGAACGGTGAGGTACTGTGGGTACCGCCCGCCATCTATCAAAGCTCCTGCACGATCGACGTCACCTACTTCCCGTTCGACCAGCAGACCTGCATCATGAAGTTCGGTTCGTGGACGTTCAACGGTGATCAGGTGTCGCTAGCCCTCTACAACAACAAGAACTTCGTCGACCTGTCCGACTACTGGAAGTCGGGCACGTGGGACATCATCGAAGTGCCCGCCTACCTCAACGTGTACGAGGGCAACCCGACCGAGACGGACATCACGTTTTACATCATTATCCGGCGCAAGACGCTCTTCTACACGGTCAACTTGATACTGCCCACCGTGCTGATCTCGTTCTTGTGCGTGCTCGTCTTCTACCTGCCTGCCGAGGCGGGTGAAAAGGTGACGCTCGGCATCAGCATTCTCCTGTCACTGGTTGTGTTTCTGTTGCTGGTGTCGAAAATTTTGCCACCCACCTCGCTGGTGCTGCCACTGATCGCCAAGTATCTGCTATTCACCTTCATCATGAACACGGTCTCGATCCTGGTGACGGTGATCATCATCAACTGGAACTTCCGCGGTCCGCGCACGCACCGGATGCCGATGTGGATCCGGTCCGTCTTTCTGCACTATCTGCCCGcgatgctgctgatgaagCGCCCGCGCAAGACGCGCCTGCGCTGGATGATGGAGATGCCGGGCATGAGTGTGCCGCCGCAGCCGCACACCCACCCGTCGTATGGGTCGCCCGCCGAGATACCGAAGCACATTAGTGCGCTCGGCGCGAAGCAGTCGAAGATGGAGGTGATGGAGCTGTCCGATCTGCACCATCCGAACTGCAAGATGAACCGGAAGCTGAACAGTGGCGATCTCGGAATCGGCGCGGATAGCTGCCGCCGGGAGAGCGAAAGCTCTGACTCAATCTTGCTGTCGCCCGAGGCTAGCAAGGCGACCGAGGCTGTCGAGTTCATAGCCGAGCATCTGCGCAACGAAGATCTGTACATTCAG ACACGGGAGGATTGGAAGTACGTCGCGATGGTGATCGATCGGTTGCAGCTTTACATTTTCTTCATCGTCACCACGGCCGGCACGGTCGGTATACTGATGGATGCGCCGCACATCTTCGAGTACGTCGATCAGGACCGCATCATCGAGATCTACCGTGGCAAATAA